One window of the Chloroflexota bacterium genome contains the following:
- a CDS encoding universal stress protein: MYKKILVPLDGSALAEAVLLHVKALAQPETEVALLRVALYPTYDYVFSSPAVAATLTEEIENESEKYLREMSALLQAQGLKTSIAVTGGPVADAILDYADAIGADLIAMSTHGRSGVARWLIGSVADRVVRGSPMPVLLIRPVAEPASEAHAAEASHAA; the protein is encoded by the coding sequence ATGTACAAGAAGATTCTGGTTCCGCTCGACGGCTCGGCGCTGGCCGAGGCCGTGCTGTTGCACGTCAAAGCGCTGGCGCAGCCGGAGACGGAGGTTGCCCTGCTGCGCGTGGCGCTGTATCCGACGTACGACTACGTGTTCAGCAGCCCGGCCGTGGCCGCCACGCTGACGGAAGAGATCGAGAACGAGAGCGAGAAATACTTGCGCGAGATGTCGGCGCTGCTGCAGGCGCAGGGACTGAAGACCTCCATCGCCGTGACCGGCGGCCCGGTGGCCGATGCGATCCTCGACTATGCCGACGCCATCGGCGCGGACCTGATCGCCATGTCCACCCATGGCCGGTCCGGCGTGGCGCGCTGGCTGATCGGGTCGGTGGCCGATCGGGTCGTGCGCGGCTCGCCGATGCCGGTGCTGCTGATCCGGCCAGTCGCCGAGCCGGCGAGCGAAGCGCATGCCGCGGAAGCCAGCCATGCTGCGTGA
- a CDS encoding universal stress protein: MYSKILVPLDGSELSEAVLAHVRTIARCMNAEVLLVRVPVVLPYDYNIIDPELISSLEANAKSEIQAYLEKQVALLQAEGINARMFVGEGLVADTLLQLADSERCDLICMSTHGRSGFARLLMGSVADKVVHGAKIPVLLIRPLAHMDAPPAAPAGAP, translated from the coding sequence ATGTACTCGAAGATCCTGGTTCCACTGGACGGCTCTGAACTTTCGGAAGCCGTGCTGGCGCACGTGCGCACGATCGCCAGGTGCATGAACGCCGAAGTGCTGCTGGTGCGTGTGCCGGTTGTTCTGCCGTACGATTACAACATTATCGACCCGGAGTTGATCAGTTCGCTGGAAGCCAACGCCAAGTCCGAGATCCAGGCGTACCTGGAGAAGCAGGTCGCGCTGTTGCAGGCCGAGGGCATCAACGCCCGCATGTTCGTCGGCGAAGGGCTGGTGGCCGACACGTTGCTGCAGCTCGCCGATAGCGAGCGCTGCGACCTGATCTGCATGTCGACGCACGGCCGCTCCGGCTTTGCGCGCCTGCTGATGGGCAGTGTAGCCGACAAGGTGGTGCACGGCGCCAAAATCCCGGTGCTGCTGATCCGGCCGCTGGCGCACATGGACGCCCCCCCGGCCGCGCCGGCGGGAGCCCCGTAA
- a CDS encoding thioredoxin domain-containing protein produces MAANYQDKGKVQIIYRHFAFIGGESFVAANASECAADQNKFWEYAGLVFKRQSGENKGQFSAANMKKWAADVPGLDTAAFGACVDSNRNDGIVRQDTAEGQRRGVTSTPSFFVNGKKYDIGGAQLPSLVDSLAR; encoded by the coding sequence ATGGCTGCGAACTATCAGGACAAGGGCAAGGTACAGATCATCTACCGCCACTTTGCGTTCATCGGCGGCGAGTCGTTTGTGGCGGCCAATGCGTCGGAGTGCGCGGCGGACCAGAACAAGTTCTGGGAGTATGCAGGACTGGTCTTCAAACGACAGTCCGGCGAGAACAAGGGACAGTTTTCGGCGGCCAATATGAAGAAGTGGGCCGCCGACGTGCCCGGCCTGGACACGGCCGCCTTCGGGGCGTGCGTGGACAGCAACCGCAACGACGGCATCGTCCGGCAGGACACGGCCGAAGGCCAGCGGCGCGGCGTCACGTCGACCCCATCGTTCTTCGTCAATGGCAAAAAATATGACATTGGCGGAGCGCAGTTGCCCTCGCTGGTGGATTCGCTCGCGCGCTAA
- a CDS encoding acetyl-CoA hydrolase/transferase family protein, which produces MLRDGLEELYRRKVTTTTDAARCIVSDSRVYLGGSACVPRVLERAMIERAAELRNVEVMHVLALAGGQYLEPQYAQSFRHRALFLGENARQAVREGRADYTPIFLGEIAGLFRDGSLPIDVAMILVSPPDEHGYCSLGPEVGATKSATLAAARIIAEVNPQVPRVYGDTFIHVSKLDAIVETDYPLATLPRAQFTETFLKIGAHVADLIPDGATIQTGIGAIPDAVLFHLKGKQHLGIHSELFSDGIISLIESGVITGERKTIHPGKVVAGMAIGSAVLYDFIRDNALIEMHPNDYVNDPFIIAQHDNMVAINSAIEIDLTGQVCADSIGTQFYSGIGGQVDFVRGAARSKGGKPIIAMQSTARSDTLSRIVTQLKPGAGVVTSRGDVHYVVTEYGVAYLHGKSIRERARALIRIAHPAFRDELERYAREQHWN; this is translated from the coding sequence ATGCTGCGCGACGGCCTCGAAGAGCTTTACCGGCGCAAGGTCACGACGACGACCGATGCCGCGCGCTGCATCGTCTCCGACTCGCGGGTCTACCTGGGCGGCAGCGCATGCGTGCCGCGCGTGCTGGAGCGCGCCATGATCGAGCGCGCCGCCGAGTTGCGCAACGTCGAGGTCATGCACGTGCTGGCGCTGGCCGGCGGCCAGTACCTGGAACCGCAGTACGCGCAGTCGTTCCGGCACCGGGCGCTCTTCCTCGGTGAAAACGCGCGGCAGGCGGTGCGCGAGGGCCGCGCCGACTACACGCCGATCTTCCTGGGCGAAATCGCGGGACTGTTCCGCGACGGCAGCCTGCCGATCGACGTCGCCATGATCCTGGTGTCGCCGCCGGACGAGCACGGCTACTGCTCGCTGGGGCCGGAAGTCGGCGCCACCAAGTCGGCCACGCTGGCGGCCGCCCGCATCATCGCCGAAGTCAACCCGCAGGTGCCGCGCGTCTACGGCGATACCTTCATCCACGTCAGCAAGCTGGACGCCATTGTCGAGACCGACTACCCGCTGGCCACCCTGCCGCGGGCGCAGTTCACCGAGACCTTCCTTAAGATAGGCGCGCACGTCGCCGACCTGATCCCCGACGGTGCGACGATCCAGACCGGCATCGGCGCGATCCCCGATGCGGTACTGTTCCACCTGAAGGGCAAGCAGCATCTCGGCATCCACAGCGAGTTGTTCAGCGACGGCATCATCAGCCTGATCGAAAGCGGCGTCATCACCGGCGAGCGCAAGACGATTCACCCCGGCAAGGTGGTGGCGGGCATGGCGATCGGCTCGGCGGTGCTGTACGACTTCATCCGCGACAACGCGCTGATCGAGATGCACCCCAACGATTACGTCAACGATCCGTTCATCATCGCGCAGCACGACAACATGGTAGCGATCAACAGCGCCATCGAGATCGACCTGACGGGCCAGGTCTGCGCCGACTCGATCGGCACCCAGTTTTACAGTGGGATCGGCGGGCAGGTGGACTTCGTGCGCGGCGCGGCGCGCTCGAAGGGCGGCAAGCCGATCATCGCGATGCAGTCGACGGCGCGCAGCGACACGCTGTCGCGCATTGTGACGCAGTTGAAGCCCGGCGCGGGGGTGGTCACCTCGCGCGGAGACGTGCACTACGTGGTGACGGAGTACGGCGTCGCCTACCTGCACGGCAAGAGCATCCGGGAACGCGCGCGCGCACTGATTCGTATCGCGCACCCGGCCTTTCGCGACGAGCTCGAGCGCTACGCGCGCGAGCAACATTGGAACTAA
- a CDS encoding GNAT family N-acetyltransferase, producing MHSAVLETPRLIIRPFVSGDLLDVHRILCASFGEQARASDPAAVAERKSWLAWSMLAQEWLPRMHQPPYGDRAVVLKASGVVVGVTGYAPCLDLYDQIPELRDGRAGPSGCTTAEFGLFWAIDPAHWRNGYASEAARALVDHAFRVLRVRRIIATTEHANQASQGVMRSLGMTIGRNPQSDPPWLQVVAVLDNPAAAPGSLER from the coding sequence GTGCACTCGGCTGTGCTGGAGACGCCGCGCCTGATCATCCGCCCGTTTGTGTCGGGCGATCTGCTGGACGTGCACCGCATCTTGTGCGCGTCGTTCGGCGAGCAGGCGCGGGCGAGCGACCCGGCGGCCGTCGCCGAGCGCAAGTCGTGGTTGGCATGGTCGATGCTGGCGCAGGAGTGGCTGCCGCGCATGCACCAGCCGCCGTACGGCGACCGCGCGGTGGTGCTGAAAGCGAGCGGGGTGGTGGTTGGCGTAACGGGCTACGCGCCGTGCCTGGACTTATACGACCAGATTCCCGAGTTGCGCGACGGGCGCGCCGGGCCCAGTGGTTGCACCACAGCCGAGTTCGGGCTGTTCTGGGCGATTGATCCGGCGCACTGGCGCAACGGCTACGCCAGCGAGGCCGCCCGGGCGCTGGTGGATCACGCCTTCAGGGTGCTGCGGGTGCGGCGTATCATTGCGACGACCGAGCACGCCAATCAGGCGTCGCAGGGCGTCATGCGCAGCCTGGGCATGACCATCGGACGCAATCCGCAGAGCGATCCGCCGTGGTTGCAGGTCGTCGCGGTGCTGGACAACCCGGCGGCCGCGCCCGGTTCGCTGGAGCGGTGA
- a CDS encoding CBS domain-containing protein, giving the protein MAKLLVRNWMSKNVITVSPKTSLPETHELMKSKKIRRVPVVDHERLVGILTLGDVREANASDASSLSIYELNYLLSRLTVDKIMTKDPLTIGPDAELYEAADLMLKHKIGGLPVMEDGKLVGVITESDIFKALVYEAKMAQAGDKIMQEQAEGIAHVSAV; this is encoded by the coding sequence ATGGCTAAGCTGCTGGTGCGCAACTGGATGAGCAAGAACGTGATCACGGTATCTCCGAAGACGAGTCTGCCCGAAACGCACGAGCTGATGAAGTCGAAGAAGATCCGCCGCGTGCCCGTGGTCGACCATGAGCGGCTGGTCGGTATTCTGACACTGGGCGACGTGCGCGAGGCCAACGCGTCGGACGCCTCGTCGCTGAGCATCTACGAGCTCAACTATCTGCTCTCGCGGCTGACGGTGGACAAGATTATGACGAAGGATCCACTCACGATCGGCCCCGACGCGGAGTTGTACGAGGCGGCCGACCTGATGCTCAAGCACAAGATCGGCGGCCTGCCGGTGATGGAAGACGGCAAGCTCGTCGGCGTGATCACCGAGTCGGACATCTTCAAGGCGCTGGTGTACGAGGCGAAGATGGCGCAGGCGGGCGACAAGATCATGCAGGAGCAGGCCGAGGGCATCGCGCACGTGTCGGCGGTTTAG
- a CDS encoding vitamin K epoxide reductase family protein translates to MNRKIMTIIALSVVGLGISIYLLMVHWAIIGKAVCFGLGECEKVNASSYAELLGIPVALLGGLTYITFFALCVAVARGWVEEYTRLALFFVAVIGFAFSLYLTYIEVAVLEQICPWCVLSAIIITIITVLSFVELREWQSG, encoded by the coding sequence ATGAACCGCAAGATTATGACGATCATCGCACTCTCGGTCGTCGGGCTGGGCATTTCGATCTATTTGTTGATGGTGCACTGGGCGATCATCGGTAAAGCGGTCTGTTTTGGTCTTGGCGAGTGTGAAAAGGTCAATGCGAGCAGCTACGCCGAGTTGTTGGGCATTCCGGTCGCCCTGCTGGGCGGCTTGACCTACATCACGTTCTTTGCGCTGTGCGTCGCCGTCGCGCGCGGGTGGGTCGAGGAATACACGCGGCTCGCGCTGTTCTTCGTCGCCGTGATCGGTTTCGCCTTCTCGCTGTACCTGACCTATATCGAAGTCGCCGTCCTGGAACAGATCTGCCCGTGGTGCGTCTTATCGGCGATCATTATCACGATCATCACAGTCCTGTCATTCGTCGAGTTGCGCGAATGGCAGTCGGGCTAG
- a CDS encoding universal stress protein translates to MFHKILVPLDGSQLAESILPHVSTLALCGKAEVVLLRVHVRPVNTYGMLDAGDLPLTPEDEQADRRKALDYLKTVAQSLIAAGVPARPLVCDGTVAEAILQIADAEGADLIAMSTHGRSGIARWLIGSDANKVMHGARVPVLLIRPVHPLSSPVQADESEAVGI, encoded by the coding sequence ATGTTCCATAAGATCCTCGTGCCGCTCGACGGCTCGCAGCTCGCCGAGTCGATTCTGCCGCACGTATCCACGCTGGCGTTGTGCGGCAAGGCCGAGGTCGTCTTGCTGCGCGTGCATGTACGGCCGGTGAACACCTACGGCATGCTGGACGCGGGCGACCTGCCGCTGACGCCTGAGGACGAGCAGGCCGACCGCCGCAAGGCGCTGGACTACCTGAAGACGGTGGCGCAGTCGCTCATCGCCGCCGGCGTGCCAGCGCGCCCGCTGGTCTGCGACGGCACGGTGGCCGAGGCGATCCTGCAGATCGCCGACGCCGAAGGCGCCGATCTGATCGCCATGTCCACGCACGGGCGCTCGGGCATCGCGCGCTGGCTGATTGGCAGCGACGCCAACAAAGTCATGCACGGCGCGCGGGTGCCGGTGCTGCTGATCCGGCCGGTGCACCCGCTGTCGTCGCCCGTTCAGGCCGACGAGTCCGAAGCGGTCGGCATCTGA